The genomic DNA GCTGCACACTAATACCGTCGCTGTTATTGATGGCCCGCAGGATCAGCCCGTGCCGGCCACCGACGCTATTGTTACCACCCAGCGTCGCATTGGCTTGGGCGTCCTTGTTGCGGATTGCACGCCGGTTCTGCTTGTCGACGTCGCCGCTGGCGTCATCGCCGCCGCTCACGCCGGCCGCTTGGGTGCCCGTAACGGCATCGTGGTAAATACCGTGCACGAAATGCAGAAACTCGGGGCTCAACCTGAGCGCATCCAAGTAGTCATGGGCCCAGCCGCTTCGGGAAAGAATTACGAAGTCCCGGAACAGATGGCCGATGACGTGGAGCGCCGGCTGCCTGGTTCCAAGACTCGGACGTCGAAAGGCACGTGGGGAATCGACGTGCGCGCAGGGCTGATTCGCCAGCTCATGGGGCTAGGTATCACCGCGATTGAATCCGACCCGCGCTGCACCATTGAAGACGAAGATTTCTTTTCCTATCGCCGCGAAGGCACTACCGGCCGCCAAGCCGGGCTGATTTGGTTGGAGGCTAAATGATGACGGACCGTAAAACACAGCTAGAGGAAAATCTTGAGGCTACTCGCGCCGAAATTAACCGGCTATCGGCGCAATCAGATCGCATGCCTCCGGAGTTGCTGCCGGTGACGAAGTTTCATCCAGCTGCAGATATTGCCCTCTTAGCCGAACTAGGGGTTACTGATGTCGCCGAAAATCGGGAGCAAGAAGCCCGCGCCAAGGCCTCTGAGCTGCCACAGCTGCGATTCCATATGATCGGCCAGATTCAGACTAAGAAAGCCAACCATGTGGCCCGTTGGGCGGCAAGCGTCCATTCGGTCGATTCCCTCAAGCTCGCCCGCGCGTTGGAGCGAGGTGTTTCCTTGGCAAAGGAACGTGGCGAGCGCGAAGGCAACCTATCGGTCTTTATCCAGGTCTCCGCCGACGGCGATGGCACTCGCGGAGGCGTTATCCCCAGCGCGCTCAGTGAGCTTGTGGATGCAGTAGAAGGAGCGGAGCATCTCGACCTCGCAGGTCTCATGGTTGTTCCGCCGCTCGACGCCGATGCGGGTGAGGTATTTCGCGGTGTGCGCCAGGAAGCCGACCGGCTATCTGCCGAGGTGAACCGCCCGCTGAAAATGTCTGCCGGAATGAGTGCGGACATGGCTGAAGCAATCGCCGCGGGCAGCGATATCGTGCGTGTCGGAACCAGTATCATGGGACCGCGGCCAGTAGGTTAAAAATATCGCAAAAGCGCATTTCACAGCGTAAATCACATGCGTCACACCAGACACATTTTGCGCGTTTGAACTTGTACAAATTTAGGTCAGAGGGAGACCCAAAAATGTCATTCATTGATAAGACGAAGGATTTCTTCGGTCTTGGGCCGATGGACATCGAAGAGGACGATGCCTACTACAACGAGGAGCCGCGTTACTCCGGAAATAGCTCCTCCGCCTACGCCCCACGCCGGGCCCCTCAGTCTTATGAGTCTGCTCCGGTAGAGGAGGATTTTGTACCGACCATCGTGGCTATTTCGCTGACGTCTTTCAATGATGCCGCCAAGGTGGGCGAGCCTTTCCGTGATGGTGACGCAGTGGTCTTTGAGCTTACCGACGCCGAAAAGGCCACCGCTAAGCGCTTCATCGACTTTGCCGCCGGCCTCTGCTTTGGTCTCGAGGGTCGAATGCTCAACCTCACCAAGGGAATGGACACGGAGCGTAAGGTCTTTTCCATCGTGCCGAAGTCTGCGGACATCGCTAAGCACGAGCTCGAGCGCGCAGCCGGCCTCCGCTAAAGCAATTATTTTTTACCCGACCCCCCGTGGGTGCCGATTGGGCACCTGCGGGGGTTTATTCGATAGGCTCAGTGATTGTGACACAACTCGGAATTATTCTTATCCTGCTCGTGCGGATTTATACGTGGGTGCTCATTGCCCGCATCATCATTGAGATGATCCAGTCCTTTTCACGGCAGTTCAATCCGCCACGCTGGTTTATGGTCATGGCGGAGCCCCTCTTTGTAATTACAGATCCGCCGGTCAAGGCATTGC from Corynebacterium tuberculostearicum includes the following:
- the pgeF gene encoding peptidoglycan editing factor PgeF, which codes for MPVNEEHRTKRPVRMVFTSRAGGASAIPYDSFNLGHHVGDDPAAVAANRERLKRVTGVDDIVWMEQLHTNTVAVIDGPQDQPVPATDAIVTTQRRIGLGVLVADCTPVLLVDVAAGVIAAAHAGRLGARNGIVVNTVHEMQKLGAQPERIQVVMGPAASGKNYEVPEQMADDVERRLPGSKTRTSKGTWGIDVRAGLIRQLMGLGITAIESDPRCTIEDEDFFSYRREGTTGRQAGLIWLEAK
- a CDS encoding YggS family pyridoxal phosphate-dependent enzyme; the encoded protein is MTDRKTQLEENLEATRAEINRLSAQSDRMPPELLPVTKFHPAADIALLAELGVTDVAENREQEARAKASELPQLRFHMIGQIQTKKANHVARWAASVHSVDSLKLARALERGVSLAKERGEREGNLSVFIQVSADGDGTRGGVIPSALSELVDAVEGAEHLDLAGLMVVPPLDADAGEVFRGVRQEADRLSAEVNRPLKMSAGMSADMAEAIAAGSDIVRVGTSIMGPRPVG
- a CDS encoding YggT family protein, coding for MTQLGIILILLVRIYTWVLIARIIIEMIQSFSRQFNPPRWFMVMAEPLFVITDPPVKALRRLIPPLQMGGVALDVSVLVLFILLSILTLILRIVFLG
- a CDS encoding cell division protein SepF — protein: MSFIDKTKDFFGLGPMDIEEDDAYYNEEPRYSGNSSSAYAPRRAPQSYESAPVEEDFVPTIVAISLTSFNDAAKVGEPFRDGDAVVFELTDAEKATAKRFIDFAAGLCFGLEGRMLNLTKGMDTERKVFSIVPKSADIAKHELERAAGLR